A stretch of Flavobacterium sp. N1994 DNA encodes these proteins:
- a CDS encoding T9SS type A sorting domain-containing protein, translated as MKKLLLTFSLIALSSTINAQWVSQGTGFSVASRGLSEIKIVDANTVWALAYDGSAPTPPATTNPSIQEMTLTTDGGGTWNSKTINIGDPLLEINNISPVSGTTAWLSALIPADGNGVIYKTTDGGDNWTQQLANGFQTTGDSFLNGVYFWNANEGVAYGDPTGTGSSRKFEIYRTTDGGNNWTAVTGANLPVALASEYGYNNSPIVVGNTIWMTTSKGRLFRSSDKGATWVAYQTPIADFGGYSTPGTSGNAHFSDVNKGCLLRAVGTTTPVYTFYTTTNGGQTWSAGTTFTGTRKILNYIPGTNTIVATSQATPVGTSISTDNGTTWTDLEPTGVTQRGASAFLSASIGWCAGFSGTDPFSDGIFKLTGPLANQSITKAKFSVYPNPASSNVTIAATDVDSFNLSVTDITGKIVLAKSLNGMENTVDISALSSGAYFFTLSSDNKKEVVKILKN; from the coding sequence ATGAAAAAACTATTACTTACTTTTTCTCTAATTGCTTTATCTTCAACTATAAATGCTCAGTGGGTATCTCAAGGAACTGGATTTAGTGTTGCTAGTAGAGGATTGAGTGAAATCAAAATTGTGGATGCTAATACTGTATGGGCATTGGCTTATGATGGCTCTGCTCCAACTCCACCTGCAACTACAAATCCTAGTATTCAAGAAATGACATTAACAACCGATGGTGGTGGGACTTGGAATTCTAAAACTATAAATATTGGTGATCCTCTTCTTGAAATCAATAACATTAGCCCTGTTAGTGGAACTACAGCTTGGTTAAGTGCATTAATTCCTGCTGATGGTAATGGTGTAATTTATAAAACCACCGATGGTGGTGATAATTGGACTCAACAACTAGCTAATGGTTTTCAAACTACTGGAGACTCTTTCTTGAATGGCGTTTATTTTTGGAATGCAAATGAAGGGGTTGCTTATGGAGATCCAACAGGTACGGGGTCAAGTAGAAAATTTGAAATTTACAGAACTACTGACGGCGGTAATAACTGGACTGCAGTTACAGGTGCAAATTTACCTGTTGCTCTAGCAAGTGAATATGGATATAACAATTCACCAATTGTTGTTGGTAATACTATCTGGATGACGACTAGTAAAGGACGTTTATTCAGAAGTAGTGATAAAGGGGCGACTTGGGTGGCTTATCAAACTCCAATTGCAGACTTTGGTGGTTATTCAACGCCAGGAACATCTGGAAATGCTCATTTTAGTGATGTAAATAAAGGATGTTTGTTAAGAGCGGTAGGAACAACAACTCCTGTATATACATTCTATACAACTACAAATGGTGGACAGACTTGGTCTGCAGGTACTACTTTCACAGGTACTCGTAAAATTCTTAATTATATTCCAGGAACAAATACAATTGTTGCTACTTCTCAAGCCACGCCTGTAGGGACTTCTATAAGCACAGATAACGGAACTACTTGGACAGACCTTGAACCAACTGGAGTAACACAAAGAGGAGCATCTGCTTTTTTAAGTGCAAGTATAGGATGGTGTGCAGGTTTTAGTGGTACTGACCCATTTAGTGATGGTATTTTTAAATTAACAGGGCCATTAGCAAATCAAAGTATTACAAAAGCAAAGTTTAGTGTTTACCCTAACCCTGCTTCTTCAAATGTGACTATTGCTGCTACAGATGTTGATTCATTTAATTTATCCGTAACTGATATAACTGGTAAAATAGTTTTAGCTAAATCACTAAATGGAATGGAAAATACAGTAGATATTTCTGCTCTTTCTAGCGGTGCTTATTTCTTTACTTTAAGTTCTGATAACAAAAAAGAAGTGGTAAAAATTCTTAAAAATTAA
- the purD gene encoding phosphoribosylamine--glycine ligase yields MTILLLGSGGREHALAYKLVQSSKCSSLYVAPGNAGTLAIAKNIAINPTDFEALKKFVIQEKVEMVIVGPEDPLVLGIFDFFKKNSELNHIPVIGPSKMGAQLEGSKEFAKEFLVRHNIPTAAYDSFTSETVEKGCLFLETLQPPYVLKADGLAAGKGVLILHDLEEAQRELRNMLIHAKFGTASSKVVIEEFLDGIELSCFVLTDGKNYKVLPTAKDYKRIGEGDTGLNTGGMGAVSPVPFADATLLEKIETRIVKPTVQGLQKDTIEYKGFIFIGLIIVKGEPIVIEYNVRMGDPETEVVIPRIQSDLVELFQAVANEKLNEVSLEIDNRSATTVMLVSGGYPEEYEKGKEIFGLDKIEDSLVFHAGTKSENGKVVTNGGRVLAITSFGNDFQEAIKKSYQNIDKLHFDKMYFRKDIGLDLL; encoded by the coding sequence ATGACAATCTTACTATTAGGCTCGGGCGGAAGGGAGCATGCACTAGCTTATAAATTGGTTCAAAGTTCTAAATGTTCTTCACTTTATGTTGCGCCAGGCAACGCTGGGACATTAGCAATAGCCAAAAACATTGCCATTAATCCAACTGACTTTGAAGCTCTAAAAAAGTTTGTAATTCAAGAAAAAGTAGAAATGGTAATTGTAGGTCCGGAAGACCCCTTAGTTCTAGGAATTTTCGACTTTTTTAAAAAGAATTCTGAATTGAATCATATTCCTGTCATAGGTCCGTCCAAAATGGGTGCCCAATTAGAAGGCAGTAAAGAATTTGCAAAAGAATTTTTAGTAAGACATAATATTCCAACAGCAGCCTATGATAGTTTTACTTCTGAAACAGTTGAAAAAGGTTGCCTTTTTTTAGAAACATTACAGCCACCATATGTTTTGAAAGCAGATGGGTTGGCAGCAGGGAAGGGAGTTTTAATCCTTCATGATCTAGAAGAAGCCCAAAGAGAATTGCGGAATATGCTTATCCATGCTAAATTTGGTACAGCAAGTTCCAAGGTAGTTATTGAAGAGTTTTTAGACGGAATTGAATTAAGTTGCTTCGTCTTAACTGATGGTAAAAACTATAAAGTATTACCAACCGCTAAGGATTATAAAAGAATTGGTGAAGGCGATACAGGTTTAAATACGGGTGGTATGGGTGCTGTTTCTCCAGTGCCATTTGCTGATGCTACTTTATTAGAAAAAATAGAAACCAGAATAGTCAAACCCACAGTTCAAGGATTGCAAAAAGATACTATTGAATACAAAGGATTTATTTTTATAGGATTAATAATAGTTAAAGGAGAGCCTATAGTTATTGAATACAACGTGAGAATGGGAGATCCAGAAACCGAGGTGGTCATTCCTAGAATACAATCGGATTTAGTGGAATTGTTTCAGGCTGTAGCCAATGAGAAATTAAATGAAGTTTCACTTGAAATTGACAATAGAAGTGCCACAACAGTGATGTTAGTTTCTGGAGGTTATCCTGAAGAGTATGAAAAAGGGAAAGAAATTTTTGGGCTTGACAAAATTGAAGACTCCCTTGTTTTTCATGCTGGCACAAAGTCAGAAAATGGAAAAGTAGTTACGAATGGAGGAAGGGTGTTAGCAATTACTTCTTTTGGGAATGATTTTCAAGAAGCCATAAAAAAATCTTACCAAAATATAGATAAGCTACATTTCGATAAGATGTATTTTAGAAAAGATATTGGTCTCGATTTACTTTAA
- a CDS encoding DUF6341 family protein translates to MRAFFEGIQSLFVDFLFKPLDFLRSLELSNWWLANIVSWTMICICGYFIVYWCKELVKHRDNNEENQDTTAHSFLK, encoded by the coding sequence ATGAGAGCATTTTTTGAAGGCATACAATCTTTATTTGTAGATTTCTTATTCAAACCACTTGATTTTTTACGTTCTTTAGAATTAAGCAATTGGTGGTTGGCCAACATAGTTAGTTGGACAATGATATGCATTTGTGGTTACTTTATTGTTTACTGGTGCAAAGAATTGGTAAAACACAGAGACAACAACGAAGAAAATCAAGATACTACAGCTCATTCTTTTTTAAAGTAA
- a CDS encoding DUF6427 family protein: MITSVFKKSTIVNYTLIALLLLSFFFLYQKNDLLPANAVPTFSKKVTNILLLCASFFIVNFTVKKNNLTKDSSYTILFFLLFLILFPTVLSDNNLLFANFFLLLAIRRLISLQTLKSPKEKIFDASMWIFIASLFHFWCILFILLVYISIFFHVSRDYRNWLLPFVAFFATAVIFLVSALVFDKTWITHILSQTQTNFQLDYFTNNYQNMALSLYVVIALYFVFSLVFSLTNKPLILQASYKKMIFSFLIGVTIFLISPEKNNAMLLFTFMPLSVMCTTNIEYSQNKMYQEIVLLLLILGCFLSYFSQL, encoded by the coding sequence ATGATAACAAGTGTTTTTAAAAAATCTACAATAGTTAATTATACTTTAATTGCTCTTTTACTATTGTCTTTCTTTTTTTTATATCAAAAAAACGATTTGTTGCCTGCTAATGCTGTGCCTACATTTTCAAAAAAAGTAACCAACATCCTATTGCTCTGTGCTTCTTTTTTCATAGTGAATTTTACAGTAAAAAAGAATAACTTAACCAAAGACAGCAGTTACACCATTCTATTTTTTCTCTTATTTTTAATACTATTCCCAACGGTTTTAAGTGATAATAATTTATTGTTTGCCAACTTTTTTCTGTTGTTAGCCATAAGAAGATTGATATCATTGCAAACCTTAAAATCACCCAAAGAGAAAATATTTGATGCTTCTATGTGGATTTTTATTGCTTCTTTATTTCATTTTTGGTGTATCCTTTTCATACTATTAGTTTACATCTCTATATTTTTTCATGTTTCCCGAGATTATAGGAATTGGCTTTTACCTTTTGTCGCTTTTTTTGCCACAGCAGTAATTTTTTTAGTTTCCGCATTGGTCTTTGATAAAACCTGGATTACTCATATTTTAAGCCAAACTCAAACTAATTTTCAGCTGGATTATTTTACCAATAATTATCAAAACATGGCGCTCTCACTTTATGTGGTGATTGCTTTGTATTTTGTCTTTTCGTTGGTGTTTTCGTTAACCAATAAGCCACTGATTCTACAAGCTTCTTACAAGAAAATGATCTTTAGTTTTTTAATAGGCGTAACAATATTTTTGATTTCGCCAGAGAAAAACAATGCCATGCTGCTCTTTACCTTTATGCCACTATCAGTAATGTGCACCACTAATATTGAATACTCCCAAAACAAAATGTATCAGGAAATAGTGTTGTTACTATTAATTTTAGGGTGTTTTCTTAGCTACTTTTCACAATTATAA
- the upp gene encoding uracil phosphoribosyltransferase, whose amino-acid sequence MHIHNISENNSILNHFLAQIRDVNIQKDSMRFRKNMERIGEIMAYELSKTLEYKNIDVQTPLGIKHTTTIADHVVLCSILRAGLALHTGFMTIFDNAENGFVSAYRHHYDNDDKFDILVEYQAAPSFENKNLILIDPMLATGQSMVAVLHKLHLEQKPKEIHLAVVIAAPEGIEYLQKNLPDTCHLWIAAIDEKLNEKNYIVPGLGDAGDLAYGSKL is encoded by the coding sequence ATGCATATTCATAATATTTCGGAAAACAACAGTATTCTTAATCATTTTTTGGCACAAATTAGAGACGTCAACATTCAAAAAGACAGTATGCGTTTCCGCAAAAACATGGAGAGAATCGGAGAAATTATGGCGTATGAATTGAGTAAAACATTAGAATATAAAAATATTGATGTTCAAACGCCACTTGGCATCAAACACACCACCACTATTGCAGATCATGTAGTTTTATGTTCCATTCTTCGCGCTGGGTTAGCTTTACATACTGGGTTTATGACGATTTTTGATAATGCTGAAAACGGATTTGTTTCCGCTTATCGCCATCATTATGATAATGATGATAAGTTTGATATTTTAGTGGAATACCAAGCGGCACCATCCTTTGAAAATAAAAATTTAATTCTCATCGACCCTATGCTTGCTACTGGACAATCGATGGTGGCGGTTTTACATAAACTACATTTAGAACAAAAACCAAAAGAAATTCATCTTGCCGTAGTAATTGCAGCACCAGAAGGTATAGAATATCTTCAAAAAAACCTTCCTGATACTTGCCATCTTTGGATAGCAGCTATAGATGAAAAACTTAACGAGAAAAACTACATCGTCCCAGGTCTTGGTGATGCTGGTGATTTGGCTTACGGAAGCAAATTATAA
- a CDS encoding DUF4254 domain-containing protein — MFSQFAFPIFEQSIKEYHVIDDVYQPTLNPYTKGSIEYLLYAKNWVDTVQWHYEDIIRDPNIDPVAALVLKRKIDASNQVRTDMVEYIDSYFLQKYKDVPVKSNAKINTESPAWAIDRLSILALKIYHMSEEANRAEATPEHRAKCQEKLNVLLDQKSDMFISINDLLTDIENGDKYMKVYKQMKMYNDDDLNPVLYQNKK; from the coding sequence ATGTTTTCACAATTTGCATTTCCTATTTTCGAACAAAGTATTAAAGAGTACCACGTTATAGACGATGTATATCAACCAACGTTAAACCCCTATACTAAAGGCTCTATAGAGTATTTATTGTATGCCAAAAACTGGGTAGATACCGTGCAATGGCACTATGAAGACATCATCCGCGACCCTAATATTGACCCAGTTGCCGCCTTAGTTTTGAAAAGAAAAATCGATGCATCGAACCAAGTTCGTACGGATATGGTAGAGTATATCGATAGTTATTTTCTCCAAAAATATAAAGACGTTCCCGTAAAATCGAATGCAAAAATTAATACCGAAAGTCCAGCTTGGGCTATCGATCGTTTGTCCATTTTGGCTTTGAAAATTTACCACATGAGTGAAGAAGCCAATCGAGCAGAAGCTACTCCCGAACACAGAGCTAAATGTCAAGAGAAACTCAACGTTTTATTAGACCAAAAAAGCGATATGTTCATTTCTATCAACGACTTGTTGACCGATATTGAAAACGGCGATAAGTACATGAAAGTATACAAGCAAATGAAAATGTACAATGACGATGATTTGAATCCGGTCTTGTATCAAAACAAAAAATAA
- a CDS encoding glycosyltransferase family 9 protein, producing MGDVAMTVPVIRALVEQHPNVKITVVSRPFFQPFFEGIPNVDFFAVDVKGRHKGFFGLLKLYSDLKALHIDAVADLHNVLRSQIIRTLFALSGKKVAFTDKGRADKKGLTRAVNKIFEPVKSMVDRHVDTFNQLGFKVDISNPTFPKKAILSNEIVKISEEKGSDKWIGIAPFAQYESKVYPNDLMQQVIDELASDTHNKLFLFGGGNKEIEILNSFAKGKENVINVAGKLKLPQELDLISNLDVMLSMDSGNAHIAAMLGIKVITLWGATHPYAGFKPFYQPMHNCLVSDREKFPLLPTSVYGNKKVEGYEEVMRTITPESVIKKITSV from the coding sequence ATGGGCGACGTTGCGATGACAGTGCCTGTTATTAGGGCTTTGGTAGAACAACATCCTAATGTAAAAATCACGGTTGTTTCCAGACCTTTTTTCCAACCTTTTTTTGAAGGCATTCCCAATGTGGATTTCTTTGCTGTTGATGTTAAAGGAAGACACAAAGGCTTCTTTGGCTTACTAAAATTGTACTCCGATTTGAAGGCGTTACATATAGATGCCGTAGCCGATTTACACAACGTATTGCGCTCTCAAATCATCCGAACGTTATTCGCTTTAAGCGGAAAGAAAGTGGCTTTTACGGATAAAGGGAGAGCCGATAAAAAAGGGTTAACAAGAGCTGTAAACAAAATCTTTGAACCCGTAAAATCAATGGTTGATAGACATGTGGATACCTTCAACCAGCTAGGCTTTAAGGTCGATATATCTAATCCAACTTTCCCTAAAAAGGCTATTTTATCTAATGAAATTGTAAAAATATCAGAAGAAAAAGGAAGTGATAAATGGATAGGAATTGCCCCTTTCGCTCAATACGAAAGCAAAGTGTATCCGAATGATTTAATGCAACAAGTGATAGATGAATTGGCATCGGATACCCATAATAAACTCTTTCTTTTTGGAGGAGGCAATAAAGAAATCGAAATACTAAATTCGTTTGCTAAAGGAAAAGAAAACGTCATCAATGTTGCCGGAAAACTTAAGTTACCACAAGAACTCGATTTAATATCCAATTTAGATGTAATGCTCTCTATGGATTCTGGGAATGCCCATATTGCAGCTATGTTGGGTATTAAAGTAATAACACTTTGGGGAGCAACACATCCGTATGCAGGATTTAAACCCTTTTATCAACCCATGCATAATTGTTTGGTTTCGGATAGAGAAAAGTTTCCTTTATTACCCACTTCAGTATATGGCAATAAAAAGGTGGAAGGTTATGAAGAGGTTATGAGAACGATTACTCCTGAAAGTGTCATTAAGAAAATAACATCGGTCTAA